GTGTGGAAGCGGGGATAAGCGGCTCACTCTCCGCCTGCGGAGAGCCTCGAAAGCAGTCGCCACGGTCTTTGTGACGGTTCGGTGACAGTTCGATGACAGTCGGGCCTGTTACGGAGAATTTCAGCCCTCTTGCGGCACCGCGAAAGGCGCGAATTCCCGCACCAGCCGCTCGTAAACACTGCGCTTGAAAGGCACGATCAGCTCCAGCAATTCCTCGATCGGAACCCATGTCCATTCGCTGAATTCCTGATGATCGTCGGCTGCAATGTCGATGTCGGAATCCTCGCCGGTGAAGCGCATGGCGAACCATTTCTGCTTCTGTCCGCGATACTTTCCCTTCAGCGCAATGCCGACAAGATGCGGCGGCAATTCGTAGGTAAGCCAGTCCTTCGTCTCGCCGACGATCTGCGCTTTGTCCGTACCCGTCTCTTCCATCAGCTCGCGCCGTGCCGCTTCCTCCGGGCTCTCGCCTTCGTCGATGCCGCCCTGCGGCATCTGCCATGTCAGCGTGCTTCCTGTGTCGACTTCCTGTATCCGGTTGCCAACCCAGACAAGTCCTTCGCGGTTGATCAGCATGATGCCGACGCAGGGCCGGTAAGGCAGCGTCTCCGGTGCGACCGGTTCCTTCTTGTCGCTGTGGCGCGGCATTCTTTCGCTCTTTCCGTTTGCTATTCGCGTGCGATGGCGGTTACCGGCACAAGAACATAGCCGTCGTTCCGCAATGTCTTCGCCCATTCCGCAAGCGCATCGACCGTGACAGGAAAGCCCGACGCCACGCCGACGGCACTTCCCGTTTCGCTCGACGTCTTCTCCAGCATGTCGAGCGACGTCGCAATGACTTCGGGGTTCTGCACCGGATCGATGATGCGCGTCGCCTGTACGGCGGGCATGCGGCTTTCGCCGGCAAGCTGCGGCGCAAGGCTTCTCGCGGATGCGCCATTATCGACATAGAGAAGTCCGCGCGCTCCGAGCGCCGCGACGACGGGCTTGAGCGCCGTCGCAGATGTCGTGAAGCGCGCGCCTTGATAATTCATCACGCCCGCATAGCCCGAGAAGCGGCTCATCAGCCATTCTAGCCGTTCAATGTTTTCCTTCGGCTGAAGGCTCGTCAGAAGCGTGTGGGGGCCGGGGTCGTTTTGCGGATAGCCGAAGGGCTCCATCGGCAGCTCGAGCAGGACTTCATGTCCCGCCGCGCGCGCCCTGTCGATCCAGCCTTGAAGGCCCGTGCCATAAGGCGCGAAAGACAGCGTCACTTCCGGCGGCAGCACATCGATCGCATGCGACGTCGCGCTTTCGCTGATGCCCATGCCGCTCACGACAAGCGCGATGCGCCGGTCTGTCGGCGTGCCGTCCGGCACAGGCCGCGCATAGACCTGCCACGCCTTGCGGCCATCGGCGGCAATTTTCGGAAGCGGTCCTTGCGCGGTTTTCTCGACGAGGGCGGGATCGGGAACGGGTGCGAGTTTTATTTCGGCGGGCTCGGCCAGCGGCGTTTCGCGTCCGCCCGATACGCTTTCCGCGCCGACGATCTTCACTTCGTCCGCCACGTCGGCGTCGATGCCCCGGTCGATGCCGTTGTTCAGGTCGCGCGCCGCATCGAGCAACGCTCTCTCATCCGGGCTGAGTTCGTCGGGGTCGAGGTCGAGGGGTGGCGTCTCGCCTTGCGGTTCATCCTGCGGCGGGGCGGGCGTCTCCATGCCGGCCGGTTCCTCCGCCTGCGGAGGAGCAGCGGGCTCCTCCACAGGTTCTTCCGGCGCCAGGGCCACATGGACCACGGGCTCGCCCGCCAGCCGGTTATCGGAGAAGTAAAGCCAGCCGAGCGTGCCGGTCCAGGCGAGCGCCACAAGCGCCGCGGCAATCAGCAGCAGGCGTGGACGGTAGCGTCCGTCGCCGTCCTCTGGCCCGCTCTCGTTCGGGCCGGAGCCTGTCGCCGCTATCTTCGCCACCATGTTTGCAAACTGTCTCCGGCGCTTGCGGAGAGCCTCAGTTGGCCATCGCGCTCGATGTCCTGCCGCCAAGATACGCGGCATCCTTGCGCGCACCGTTCAGGAGATCGATCGCGTAAAGAAGCTGCTTGTCGTCTTTCTTGTCCTTCGGCACGAAGCTGTCGGAGCCGGCCATCTCATCGCCTTCTTCGGCGGCCAGATGCCCGGGCAGCGTGGATTCGCCGATGCTGGTCTGCTTCTTCTTCTCTTTTGCTTCGGGGTCCGTCTGGGTCACGATGATATCGGGATCGATGCCCTTCGCCTGAATGGAGCGGCCGGCCGGCGTGTAGTAACGCGCGGTGGTGAGGCGCAGCGCGCCGTCGGAGCCGAGCGGGATGATCGTCTGCACGGAACCCTTGCCGAAGGAGCGGGTGCCGAGCACAGTCGCGCGGCGATGGTCCTGCAATGCACCGGCAACGATTTCCGATGCACTCGCCGAACCGCCATTCACGAGAACGATGATCGGACGGCCATTGGTGATGTCGCCGCTGCGCGCGTTGTAGCGCTGCGTGTCTTCGGCGTGGCGGCCGCGCGTCGAT
Above is a window of Parvibaculum lavamentivorans DS-1 DNA encoding:
- a CDS encoding RNA pyrophosphohydrolase — encoded protein: MPRHSDKKEPVAPETLPYRPCVGIMLINREGLVWVGNRIQEVDTGSTLTWQMPQGGIDEGESPEEAARRELMEETGTDKAQIVGETKDWLTYELPPHLVGIALKGKYRGQKQKWFAMRFTGEDSDIDIAADDHQEFSEWTWVPIEELLELIVPFKRSVYERLVREFAPFAVPQEG
- a CDS encoding divergent polysaccharide deacetylase family protein, whose product is MVAKIAATGSGPNESGPEDGDGRYRPRLLLIAAALVALAWTGTLGWLYFSDNRLAGEPVVHVALAPEEPVEEPAAPPQAEEPAGMETPAPPQDEPQGETPPLDLDPDELSPDERALLDAARDLNNGIDRGIDADVADEVKIVGAESVSGGRETPLAEPAEIKLAPVPDPALVEKTAQGPLPKIAADGRKAWQVYARPVPDGTPTDRRIALVVSGMGISESATSHAIDVLPPEVTLSFAPYGTGLQGWIDRARAAGHEVLLELPMEPFGYPQNDPGPHTLLTSLQPKENIERLEWLMSRFSGYAGVMNYQGARFTTSATALKPVVAALGARGLLYVDNGASARSLAPQLAGESRMPAVQATRIIDPVQNPEVIATSLDMLEKTSSETGSAVGVASGFPVTVDALAEWAKTLRNDGYVLVPVTAIARE